In Mytilus edulis chromosome 6, xbMytEdul2.2, whole genome shotgun sequence, the following proteins share a genomic window:
- the LOC139527631 gene encoding uncharacterized protein, which yields MSRFFGKKDKNKDSQKFYVEFLGWIESKGLRGRKYTDPVVENLRRKQVNWHNPPKFTLQVSNQEIKISQDIEEKKKRKIKTVNYPIIPTRDVTYIAQATNPDTGRPDDIVACIYLGYVPRTNKYVHVHVYRFDTAETAAQYVKLLNGIISVHTDRTKEIERNLVSKGHIHDSRLIESDGYSDPRTDSAADSGASTFSENSFPDMDDIEPDLQSLKEVMAYDNVTDELRQRLNVSKKEGVPLLLPPKDYDTISRAKGNLDRVEKRKCLNETIVGVNVQQQRSRNGSDESGIDLSTPSDDSEDKMSEDRDKLHNELDSPISSPPLSARDSYRDVYPPQSARGPGTPRSVHEHRILTRNLSFHSNYSNQSFRSIGSASSNDGSAVIYKGERTSERLDDLPPDYDEEPVQMRKGGMNWRNTNLNASMPDQRFQRNAFSENLNKSMPSHVLKNEQVYAVVNQKRTLSSTNNSQNMYSPRSQVNQVRRVHSMYNYK from the coding sequence ATGTCTCGATTTTTTGGaaagaaggataaaaataagGATTCACAGAAATTTTATGTGGAATTTTTGGGGTGGATCGAATCTAAAGGACTTCGTGGTAGGAAGTACACAGACCCAGTAGTAGAAAATCTTCGTCGGAAACAGGTGAATTGGCACAATCCTCCTAAATTTACATTGCAGGTGAgcaatcaagaaattaaaatttctcaagacattgaagaaaaaaagaaacgtaaaaTAAAAACCGTGAACTATCCCATTATACCGACTCGTGATGTTACTTACATAGCACAAGCTACAAACCCAGATACGGGACGACCTGACGATATAGTGGCATGTATATACTTAGGTTATGTACCGAGAACAAACAAATACGTTCACGTGCACGTATATAGGTTTGATACAGCCGAAACCGCAGCGCAGTATGTGAAGTTGTTAAATGGCATCATCTCAGTACATACGGACAGGACAAAAGAAATTGAGAGGAATCTTGTCAGCAAAGGTCATATTCATGATTCTAGGTTAATAGAATCGGATGGATATAGCGACCCACGAACAGATTCGGCAGCCGATTCCGGGGCCAGTACTTTCAGCGAGAACTCTTTTCCAGATATGGATGATATTGAACCAGATTTACAAAGTCTCAAGGAAGTTATGGCGTACGACAATGTAACAGACGAACTTAGACAGAGGCTTAATGTTTCGAAAAAAGAAGGAGTGCCACTTCTCCTCCCGCCAAAAGACTATGATACAATAAGTCGTGCTAAGGGGAACTTGGATCGCGTCGAGAAACGTAAATGTTTAAACGAAACAATAGTTGGTGTGAATGTGCAACAACAACGTTCAAGAAATGGTTCCGATGAAAGCGGTATAGATTTATCGACGCCTTCTGACGATTCTGAAGATAAAATGTCGGAAGACCGAGATAAATTACATAATGAACTTGACAGTCCCATCTCATCGCCACCGCTTAGTGCCCGAGACAGTTACAGAGATGTTTATCCGCCTCAATCGGCTAGGGGCCCGGGTACACCAAGAAGTGTTCACGAGCATAGGATTCTTACCCGTAATCTATCGTTccattcaaattacagtaaccaGAGCTTCCGAAGTATAGGATCTGCGTCTTCAAATGACGGAAGCGCTGTGATATATAAGGGGGAACGAACATCAGAACGACTGGACGATCTTCCACCAGATTATGATGAGGAACCAGTACAAATGCGTAAAGGGGGCATGAATTGGAGAAACACCAACTTAAATGCTTCAATGCCAGACCAGCGATTTCAGAGGAATGCTTTTAGTGAAAATCTGAATAAATCTATGCCATCACATGTACTGAAAAATGAACAAGTATATGCAGTTGTTAACCAGAAGCGAACACTATCTAGTACGAACAATTCACAAAACATGTATTCGCCTCGATCACAAGTTAATCAAGTTCGCCGTGTACATTCCATGTATAACTACAAATGA